AAAGACTTCTAACACTTAATTTATATTCGGGTTTgacacatttctctttttcagaaatgattttcttgctgctgccaatctgcattttatattctgtatacttttggccatcatcagttactttactgtccaaatagcaaaactcatatactacttttacAGTCAcatatttcctaatttaattccaaaTCATCACCTGCATTCCACTATCctgattttacttttatttaatatcatGTATTAACCATCTTTTGAATACGGTATCCttgctgttcaactgctcttcaaagtcctctgctgtctgacagaattacaatgtcatctgcaaacctcaaagttttaacacTCTCTGCCTCAACTTCTGTTCCCTTTCCGAATTTCTTCCGATTTTCTTTACTGCGAGCTCactgtacagatttaataacattgtgATGAgggtacaaccatgtctcactccattctcaacctctgcttccctcTCACGTTTCTTGACTCCTATaggtgcagtctggtttctgtacaagtcgtagatAATCTTTAGTTTACAGTTTTGTAcctctgctactttcagaatttataAAAAATTTATTCCGGTCCTAGGTGTCGAAAGCTTGATGAGGTTGATAGAACACTTTTAACAACTGGACCAGTTACCCTCTGTAGAAATTGCAACACACTCACCATCTGGTCCAGTGGTGAGATTGTGGTGTCGTATGTCTGGAATCAGGTGTTAAGATCTTGGTATTCTGTATCTGACAAGGATGACAGTGCATTTGGCATCTGGGCATTTGCAATTCCTCcctggccatccacatttagatcATCAACGGATTCCTTAAATCAATAAAGCAGAATGTTGGTTGGCACGGTTCCTTTCAAAAGGACTctgctgatttcctttcccatcccacTTCAGCTTGAATTTGTATTCAGTCTCTAATGAGGTAACCATTGACAAACCCTTAAACCATAATCTCCTTTCTTTCCTCCGTTTCAGAATACTGTGTAGAACAGTGACGTTATAACTGTAGCTATATCTCCAGATGAAGATGTTCTTGATTTGTACACacctttattctctctctctctctctctctctctctctcacacacacacacacacacacacacacaaaattattgaaCATATACACAAATTATGCAGcatattattaattttcattaatgTTTTGTGTGTCTGTAGTAACGTAAAGGCTATAGTCTGCTCAAATGACGTTTTCATATTAAGCCTGTGCACTTTACAGCCAACATAACTGCTAAATTAGTGCAGTGATAATGTATGCAGAGTGGCACAGTGTAAaactttaaaatgaaataaaagaccttcctctaaataatgaaaaatgaatacTGCATAATATAgcaaacaaattaaatttattatacattaacaatttttCATTGGATAATACGTGACAAGTGGTTCAACAATATTTGTTACATTCATTGAGATCTAATCATTTCACATAACATACAGTTTTGCTTTTAGAAATTTCCGATTTGTCTTAAGGTTTGTTAAATGCTTTCAGATATACAGCAGCTATTCACTGCATGCAGTCATCTCTACTctgttttacatttattattacagaTTGCAAATTATGCGTGGACTGAGATTTGAAGTCAGAATAAAACGAAATACTCAAATTATTAACCAAAAGTGTTAATTGTCTGTTCAAAATTGTGTGTTATTGCTAAAATCCTGAAGTGACAAGATACAGGAACCAAGTATGCTGAGGTATCAGGTTCTTCGTTAAATGCTGAGATCGTGTAATACGTCATAACGTGACTACGGTGGTTACATTTCAGTGTACATGTTGTACAATATGATgtaatactgtttttatttttattttttttaaataatgcatGTTTAATACATTCACATTGTGCTCCACAGATTTGGGTTCTTCGCCACTGCGTCAACAGAAACAGCAATTCCTGCCCTGGCGGGACAAGTCGGTACCGATGTGGAATTGTCGCAGTACCGGATGCACGAGAGCGCACCTCACAGCAACTGTAATACTGCAGCGAGACAGAGTGTCGGGCAAAACTTTGAATGTAGTTCGTGCTCTTCAGCTTTTACGTTAAAGCACAGCCTCGTACTCCACGTGTTCACCCACGTACCGGGTGTGCCACCTCCGGACCACATCTGCAGAGTGTGCGGGGAGGTGTTCGACGACGCAGAGTCTCTGCTCGGGCACGTGACTGCTCACGAGGACGGGCTACGGGGGGCTCTTCAGACTTCCGGAAGATCCGAGCTGCCTCCCTACGGACGGAAGCCCCGAAAACGTCCTCACAGCTGCGATACGTGCGGCAAGGCCTTCCCGACGCCCCAGAGCCTGAACATTCACGCGCGGACTCACTCTGGGGAGAGGCCGTACGCCTGCGAAATTTGCGGCAAAGCTTTCGTACAGTGGATTCACCTGCACAACCACAAAATTACGCACTCCGACGAGAAGCCTCACCGCTGCGAAATCTGCGGGAGGACCTTCGGCCACTCCGACAGCCTGAAGAGGCACCTGCGGCTGCACACGGGCGAGACGCCGTACCGGTGCGACGTTTGCGGGCTGTCCTTCTCTCTTCTGGACAAACTCAAAACGCACAGGCAACTCCACACCGGAAAGAAAAAGTACAGCTGCGAAATTTGCGGGAGCTCCTTCGCCGCGCCGAACAGCCTGAAGGCGCACACGCGGAGGCACACGGACGAGAGGCCTTACGACTGCGACGTCTGCGGCGAAAGCTTCATGTGGTCCGCGACTCTCAAGAGGCACAGACTGACGCATACGGGCGAGAAGCCCTACAGCTGCAATCTGTGCGAGAGGCAGTTTGCCGAACTGAACACTCTGAAGAGACACTTGCAGAGTCATTCCGGCGAGAGGCCTTACAGCTGCGGACTCTGTGGAGCGACGTTTTGCTACCTCAGCTCTCTCAATGCACACGGCAGGGTGCACACGGGTGAGAAGCCGTACAGCTGCGACATATGCGGCAAGTGCTTTGCCGTGTCGAGTCACGTGAAACGCCACCGGCGGGTGCACGCGAAAGGTCCAGAGGCGCAAATCTCGTAAGAGCCCTTCCTCTTTCACTAATGGCACTAGTAACAAATACGTGTGTTTACGAAGAGACTCGAGGTATTCTAAATTGTTCTCGGGGCAATGTTGTCACGTTTTGCACCGGCGAATGGAGTTTGTGACTTCCCAGTGTTGTCGACTGTGGCTGAGCAATCAGATTTTTGTTCTGTATCCGAGAATGTTATTGATATGTGcctattatgttaaataataaactAAGCAGAATGGGAGAACAATAAAATGATCATTTATCTTTTGCAGTCGCCTGGTGCAAACTTCATAgagttttattttaataattattcagGGCCTTAACATCTAGCTTTAAGACTGATTTGCTGGCcatcagtttttcaaaaatataGCTTCACGAAGGTAGCACTTGTAAAATATGGGAAGCGAAATTTATttagagcttgtacagaaaccggactaaagttacaagagtcgaaggatgTGAAAGGCGGGCAGTACTCTAGGAGTGAGATGGacagttgtagcctatcaccaatgttattcaatagtAAAGGAAACAGAGAAGTAATTTTGAAAGGGATTtgaagtacagggagaagaaataaagacttaaaGACTCGCCAGtgacacagtaattctgtcagagatgacaGAATAATTGCAAGGGCAGTTGAACAAAGTGGATAGTGCCTTAACACAGATGTATATCAACAAAATTTAAAGGAAAGCTAATGGCATGTcatcgaattaaatcgagtgatgctgggggaattagattaggagatgagacacttaaaatagtagatgagttttgctttgcTGTTTGAGCAGCAGAATAACTTATCATGGTCAAATAAGACAGGGTAAAAAATGTATACTCACAATAGGAAGGAAGATGTTCCTGAAAAAAGAGATTCATTAACATTTgcgtggagtgtagctttgtacagaagtgaaacatggacaagaaacTGTTGCAACAAGaacaaacttttgaaatgtgatgctacagaagaaagctgaagactaCGTGGGTAGATCAAGtatgtaatgaggaggtactaaatcaaattgggggggggggggggaattattcacaacttgactaaaagaagggacaggttgataggacacagtctgaggcatcaaggaatcatcagtttcatAATGGAAgtgagtggaggggggagggggggggggactgtagagagagaccaaggcttgaatacaaaaAGAGGTTCAAGTGAAAAGTTCTGAAGAGGCTTTTATGAAGTGGACGAGAATAAAAAGCAGCAtaaaccagtcttcaaactgaacAGCTGCtttgtgaaacacattttttcatGAATGAATCATTCCTATTTGTGAAAGCTAAACGTCTCCAGACCACACCGCTCACAATAGACTTCCTCATACTATGTCCTCTCAGCACAAGTTGGGACATTTTAACTCGTAAATGGGATTTTTAGTATACATTGCATAATTTCATTCAGTACTGTGCTATTATGGCACATTCTTATGTGGTAATGCAGCTAGGGTCAAACAATTGTTTATTCTACAGAAACAGGCAGTAAGaacaaattttgggcttgcagccggtcgtcgttcaatactttgcacgatatttcaactgggcacctgccagtcatcttcagttgagccgtcgcagactggcgaaaatgtcctccgttccgcaatatatagtgtactgtaactattctgcgcatgcgtcgaaaacttgatagttgaaccacagtgcccgccggcagcgccctcgctggtggaataacggaactcagtcgccctctgcgttgctgtttaccacggccgtcgacgcactctgtcgtcttcaatttgagcaaatcgtggagcgttctttcacggtgcgtgtggtttgacctatgtaagccataccacattggcatggtatcttgtaaattccggtctttcgtagtaacagattgtccttaactgatcccacgaggtccgcaatcttcgatggtgggcaagaaaccacttttacctgaaatttttggaggattcttgctattttaaatgaagtgttgccaacgaaaggaagaaaagctaaagattgttccagcatgttctcctctttattcacttcctgcttcttagttttaactgttagtgccctgttaatctgccggatggaatacccattttcactgaatactgtctttagatggatgagttcttgaggtaagctatctagatctgagacagaatgagctctatgaacaagtgttttaagcaaactcatggtttgcgacgAGTGAtagcaactcgatgcttgcaggtacaaatcagtacgagtgggtttccggtaaactgaatgccctagagaaccatcattcttccttcgaaccaggacatccaagaaaggcaaacaaccatctttctctatttccgtggtgaacaggatgttgctatgaatggagttgaggtgatgtagaaactccaaaaaatcttctccatgaggccactctatgaaagtgtcatccacatacctgaatgctgcactgaacatcaacgttagacccgccttttgcagccaagcaagtcagctattgctgaacattgtatttctactggacattcaatggagtatgagaaaacaatgattttgtccacagcaacgtctttctgggactccattattaaagaatccgtagaaatacgactcacggaaaatctgttaaaccaagacagcggctaccagctggacagtgcacggaatcccatcatctccacgatttgctcaaattgaagacgacagagtgcgtcgatggccgtggcaaacagcaacgcagagggcgactgagttccgttattccaccagcgagggcgctgccggcaggcagtgtggttcaactatcaagttttcgacgcatgcgcagaatagttacagtacactatatattgcggaacggaggacattttcgccagtctgcgacggctcaactgaagatgactggcaggtgcccagttgaaatatcgtgcgaagtattgaacgacgaccggctgcaagcccgaaatttgtttgaacagtcaattcgccaggaaaattttaaaattcacaggcAGTAAGAATATTGCGTAAAGTTGATAACTGAACACATTACAGAACCCTGATCGAGGACCTATGGATATTTATGCATACATACCAAAACATCTACTACATAATTATTTTatgcacatcaaaaaaaattttgcatcaacccggttcccagaactcctgaaaagaTACGtagtctgtggatattgtatcacagatacggaccctttgattgttcagagatgccactaaacgtgcccaaagatgtaaacaatcacgcatgagcagtgcctattagatggacggGGTTCGAcatccaatcagttccagtcattccaccaggaaggaggtacacggctcgtgttgtctgtagttaaaccgtgcctagacggtcaataccgcggttcgatcgcatccgcattattactttgtgccagaaagggctctcgacaagggaagtgtccgggcgtctcggagtgaaccaaagcgatattgttcggacatggaggagatacagagagacaggaactgtcgatgacatgcctcgctcaggccgcccgagggctactactgcagtggatgaccgctgcctacgggttatggctcggaggaaccctgacagcagcgccaccttgttgaataatgcttttcgtgctgccacaggatgtCGTTttccgactcaaactgtgtgcaataggctgcataatgcgtaacttcactcccgacgtccgtggcgaggtccatctttgcaaccacgacactatgcagtgcagtacagatggggcccaacaacatgcagaatggactgctcaggattagcatcacattctcgttaccgacgagtgtcgcatatgccttcaaccggacaatcgtcggagacgtgtttggaggcaacctggtcaggctgaatgacttaggcacactg
This sequence is a window from Schistocerca nitens isolate TAMUIC-IGC-003100 chromosome 11, iqSchNite1.1, whole genome shotgun sequence. Protein-coding genes within it:
- the LOC126213082 gene encoding zinc finger protein OZF-like isoform X1 — translated: MEDEVPGAAEGYEFMAVKQELREGTEADLLRMVQEPECIIVQKLEPGDYDLQLGESDTAQVHEDGVDQRLPDIPAGGAKQEVILGLSPEVEWVPTCLPADDEASRDPLASEGDIEPGAAEIYFDRTRFGFFATASTETAIPALAGQVGTDVELSQYRMHESAPHSNCNTAARQSVGQNFECSSCSSAFTLKHSLVLHVFTHVPGVPPPDHICRVCGEVFDDAESLLGHVTAHEDGLRGALQTSGRSELPPYGRKPRKRPHSCDTCGKAFPTPQSLNIHARTHSGERPYACEICGKAFVQWIHLHNHKITHSDEKPHRCEICGRTFGHSDSLKRHLRLHTGETPYRCDVCGLSFSLLDKLKTHRQLHTGKKKYSCEICGSSFAAPNSLKAHTRRHTDERPYDCDVCGESFMWSATLKRHRLTHTGEKPYSCNLCERQFAELNTLKRHLQSHSGERPYSCGLCGATFCYLSSLNAHGRVHTGEKPYSCDICGKCFAVSSHVKRHRRVHAKGPEAQIS
- the LOC126213082 gene encoding zinc finger protein OZF-like isoform X2, with product MAVKQELREGTEADLLRMVQEPECIIVQKLEPGDYDLQLGESDTAQVHEDGVDQRLPDIPAGGAKQEVILGLSPEVEWVPTCLPADDEASRDPLASEGDIEPGAAEIYFDRTRFGFFATASTETAIPALAGQVGTDVELSQYRMHESAPHSNCNTAARQSVGQNFECSSCSSAFTLKHSLVLHVFTHVPGVPPPDHICRVCGEVFDDAESLLGHVTAHEDGLRGALQTSGRSELPPYGRKPRKRPHSCDTCGKAFPTPQSLNIHARTHSGERPYACEICGKAFVQWIHLHNHKITHSDEKPHRCEICGRTFGHSDSLKRHLRLHTGETPYRCDVCGLSFSLLDKLKTHRQLHTGKKKYSCEICGSSFAAPNSLKAHTRRHTDERPYDCDVCGESFMWSATLKRHRLTHTGEKPYSCNLCERQFAELNTLKRHLQSHSGERPYSCGLCGATFCYLSSLNAHGRVHTGEKPYSCDICGKCFAVSSHVKRHRRVHAKGPEAQIS